A window of Lytechinus variegatus isolate NC3 chromosome 15, Lvar_3.0, whole genome shotgun sequence contains these coding sequences:
- the LOC121429026 gene encoding toll-like receptor 13, translating into MASTPLYTLLCLGTACVLFFLSGGLSLKYDILGRNESLNFSSVSTSGCQLTYTSRGVNASCTNLNLHSVPEGLPYNTTVLDLSRNVIETLYNKSFTYLPDIIKLDLSYNNITAIEGGTFKPLGINEIHVLQLTLGFIKNIVPLNQSIHHPHHSPKIHLINLVSNYLISFQDFVFWGLNQTNILKLGYNFISTLSNYTFCGLDQLIEIDLSDNNLIYLPEGMFFCNKVLQKLRLNRNKIQSWSGSTISNLCSLNHLNLSGNKIKNIDNGTQTFPSLEYLDLSLNAITYIQFIPLQIYTNLKILDMSNNDLFWILPNTFSGLTNLKELYLTNELLTHYSKPFQYMSNLHILDLSSAIQDMTSDVTLFTNLTSLKRLFLCKNNLQSRHLFDTLTSRSLFTNLETLLTLDLRENDLDMLAPGTFNPLKKLEILLLSQSSVKVLFTGVFEGLTSLKALDLSDNYISSISDDVFPIQSQLSVLNMSNNNLGIISMTLFNINPDFQSLYIQHNKITTIKRGTIFPKNFTIDASRNPLGCTCDLRWFVKWLRLSNVEVIHPNDTLCSQSSIKDMVESPILSFNPDKYCGINILLITSVSLTGILVVALSLLAYWKRWWFNYKAFLLRLAICGYKEMVQDFEDHDYEYQLNLMFQEEDQEWVDDIMKPVLQERFPHLERVVFGDNDLHLGMFYINALHYAVENSFKTVLLLSNNSVREAWFITKVRIALEELNDSKLDKVILFFLEDIDDEDLPYLVRLFLSKNKPYMLWTDDEDGQKLFWAQFEKSMRSNKELNSVIPV; encoded by the exons ATGGCTAGCACACCCCTGTATACCCTTCTCTGTTTGGGAACTGCCTGTGTGCTATTCTTTCTATCTGGAGGATTGTCTCTGAAGTATGATATATTAGGAAGGAATGAATCTCTAAACTTCAGCTCGGTCTCTACTAGTGGGTGCCAACTTACCTATACCAGCCGTGGTGTCAACGCTAGCTGTACAAATCTTAACCTTCATTCTGTTCCTGAAGGTCTACCATACAACACAACAGTGCTTGATCTCTCTAGAAACGTGATTGAAACCCTCTACAATAAATCTTTCACCTATCTTCCAGACATCATCAAACTTGACCTGTCCTACAATAACATCACTGCAATAGAAGGTGGTACCTTTAAGCCTCTGG GAatcaatgaaatacatgtactacaatTAACACTTGGCTTTATAAAGAATATAGTTCCACTAAACCAATCTattcaccatcctcatcattcTCCAAAAATACATTTGATAAATCTCGTTTCGAATTATCTGATCTCCTTCCAAGATTTTGTGTTTTGGGgattaaatcaaacaaatattctaaaactgggatataatttcatttctactttatcGAACTATACGTTTTGTGGACTAGACCAGTTGATTGAAATAGATTTATCAGATAATAATTTAATATATTTACCTGAAGGCATGTTCTTCTGTAATAAAGTCTTACAAAAATTAAGACTTAATCGCAATAAGATACAAAGCTGGTCTGGAAGTACAATTTCTAATCTATGCTCTTTGAATCACTTAAACCTATCtggtaacaaaataaaaaatattgataatggtACCCAAACATTTCCCTCATTGGAATATCTAGATCTTTCTTTAAACGCAATTACATATATACAATTTATTCCCCTACAAATTTATACTAATCTCAAAATACTGGACATGTCTAACAATGATTTGTTTTGGATTTTACCTAATACCTTCTCAGGACTAACCAACCTAAAAGAGCTCTATCTCACTAATGAACTATTGACCCATTATTCCAAACCTTTCCAATACATGAGTAATCTTCACATATTGGACTTATCATCTGCAATACAGGACATGACTTCTGATGTCACGCTGTTTACAAATTTAACATCTCTTAAGAGACTGTTTTTATGTAAAAACAACTTACAGAGCAGACATTTATTTGACACTTTGACTTCTCGATCCCTATTTACAAATCTTGAAACTTTGTTGACACTGGACTTGAGAGAGAATGACCTGGATATGTTAGCACCAGGAACTTTCAACCCCCTCAAAAAACTTGAGATACTGCTGCTTTCTCAGTCATCAGTAAAAGTGTTGTTTACTGGTGTTTTTGAAGGTTTGACTTCTCTTAAAGCATTGGATCTCAGTGACAATTATATCTCATCAATTTCTGATGATGTATTTCCAATACAATCTCAGCTTAGTGTTTTGAACATGAGCAATAACAATCTTGGTATTATTTCCATGACCCTATTCAATATAAACCCAGATTTTCAGAGTCTTTACATTCAACACAACAAAATAACTACAATAAAACGAGGGacaatatttcccaagaatttCACAATAGATGCATCAAGAAATCCTTTAGGCTGCACTTGTGACTTGCGTTGGTTTGTGAAGTGGCTACGCCTCAGCAACGTTGAAGTCATCCATCCAAATGATACACTTTGCTCACAATCTTCCATCAAAGACATGGTAGAATCACCAATCCTGTCATTCAATCCAGATAAATACTGTGGCATCAACATCCTTCTTATCACAAGTGTGTCTTTGACAGGTATACTGGTTGTAGCACTTTCTTTGTTGGCATACTGGAAGCGATGGTGGTTCAACTACAAGGCGTTCCTTCTTCGACTTGCCATTTGCGGCTACAAGGAGATGGTCCAGGACTTTGAGGACCACGACTACGAGTACCAGCTCAATTTAATGTTCCAAGAGGAAGACCAGGAATGGGTGGATGACATCATGAAGCCAGTTCTTCAGGAAAGGTTTCCTCATCTGGAGAGAGTGGTCTTTGGTGACAACGACCTCCACCTTGGAATGTTCTACATAAACGCTCTCCATTATGCTGTTGAGAACAGCTTCAAGACTGTTCTCTTGTTAAGCAACAACTCTGTACGTGAAGCCTGGTTTATTACCAAGGTACGTATAGCCCTAGAGGAACTCAATGACAGCAAACTGGACAAGGTCATACTGTTTTTCCTTGAGGATATTGACGATGAGGATCTCCCATACCTGGTTAGGTTGTTCCTGAGTAAGAACAAACCTTACATGCTGTGGACAGATGATGAGGATGGTCAAAAACTATTCTGGGCACAGTTTGAGAAAAGCATGAGGTCCAATAAGGAACTCAATAGTGTTATCCCTGTTTAA